In the genome of Gloeotrichia echinulata CP02, one region contains:
- a CDS encoding iron uptake porin: MHKFWLNSLLFRPAILATMMVVAIPAIASAESAPTNSDSIGQLTSVSQLSDVKPSDWAFQSLQSLVERYGCIAGYPDKTFRGNRALTRYEFAAGLNACLDQINQLIAVGTTDLAKKEDLETIKRLQEEYAEELLTLRGQVDALEARTATLESQQFSTTTKLRGEVIFGVASPFGSDLATNSDNWRRINAAPAGADRDAAKAAIFGTRGSKLDDNFILADRVRLNFDTSFTGQDRLRVRLQARNITQFDGGSTTTGATRPNITGTSQTRLGFDGDSINSVSASVVSYRFPVSDATTVHVGAYGLEFVDEVPTLSRNFDSSGSGAVSRFGRYNPIYRSTDSGTGVLVNHKFNDALTLSAGYLVPDNNANDPSATKGLLNGSYSLLGQLTYQATPQLSLAAAYSNAYYSTGSGITGSTGTGFANNPFNGARTSANSYSLAANYRLNPSVQISAWGGFTKANAERTVNAGVDTTNTNNLTGGAVQGNKAEIWNWAVQLGLPDFGGEGNFAGIVFGVPPRVASNDYSATTVPFTATTPSRRRDTDTSYHLEAFYKYKFSDNITITPGLITIFNPEGNSNNPATYVGVVRTTFSF, encoded by the coding sequence ATGCATAAGTTTTGGTTGAATTCTTTGCTGTTCAGACCAGCAATTCTAGCTACCATGATGGTAGTTGCTATTCCTGCAATTGCGTCAGCTGAATCAGCCCCTACAAATTCTGATTCTATTGGACAACTGACTTCAGTTTCTCAACTTTCTGATGTTAAGCCTTCTGATTGGGCTTTCCAGTCTCTGCAATCTTTAGTAGAACGTTACGGCTGTATCGCAGGTTATCCTGATAAAACCTTCCGGGGTAATCGTGCTTTGACCCGCTACGAGTTTGCTGCTGGTTTGAATGCTTGTCTAGACCAAATCAATCAATTGATTGCTGTTGGTACCACTGACCTAGCTAAAAAAGAAGACCTCGAAACCATCAAAAGACTCCAAGAAGAGTACGCTGAAGAACTCTTAACTCTGCGCGGTCAAGTTGATGCTCTCGAAGCTCGTACTGCTACTCTAGAGTCTCAGCAATTCTCTACCACCACCAAACTGCGTGGTGAAGTTATCTTTGGAGTTGCTAGTCCTTTTGGTTCAGATCTAGCAACTAATTCTGACAACTGGAGAAGAATTAATGCAGCCCCTGCAGGTGCGGATCGGGATGCTGCTAAAGCTGCTATATTTGGGACACGAGGTTCTAAGCTTGATGATAATTTCATCCTTGCAGATCGCGTTCGTCTGAACTTTGACACCAGCTTCACTGGTCAAGACCGCTTGCGCGTCAGACTACAAGCTAGAAACATTACCCAATTTGATGGTGGAAGTACCACTACTGGCGCCACCAGACCTAACATCACCGGTACAAGCCAAACTCGTCTAGGCTTTGACGGAGATAGTATTAACAGCGTCAGCGCGTCAGTTGTGTCTTACCGCTTCCCCGTGAGCGACGCTACAACTGTACATGTAGGCGCATACGGTCTAGAATTCGTTGATGAAGTACCTACCCTGAGCCGCAACTTCGATTCCAGTGGTTCCGGTGCGGTGTCTCGTTTTGGACGTTACAACCCCATCTATCGTTCTACTGATTCAGGCACAGGTGTACTTGTTAACCACAAGTTTAATGATGCACTCACCCTGTCTGCAGGCTATCTTGTTCCAGATAATAATGCCAACGACCCCAGTGCTACCAAAGGACTGTTGAACGGTAGCTACTCATTACTCGGTCAATTGACCTATCAAGCAACACCACAATTGAGTTTGGCTGCGGCTTACAGCAATGCTTATTACAGCACTGGCTCTGGTATCACAGGCAGTACTGGTACTGGTTTTGCTAACAACCCATTCAACGGTGCCCGCACTTCTGCTAACAGCTACAGCTTGGCGGCAAATTACCGCTTGAATCCTAGCGTTCAAATTTCCGCTTGGGGTGGTTTCACCAAAGCCAACGCGGAAAGAACAGTTAATGCTGGTGTAGATACAACCAACACAAACAACTTGACTGGTGGCGCTGTTCAAGGTAACAAGGCAGAAATTTGGAACTGGGCTGTTCAGTTAGGCTTACCCGACTTCGGTGGCGAAGGTAACTTTGCTGGTATCGTCTTCGGCGTACCACCCCGCGTTGCTTCCAACGACTATTCTGCTACTACTGTTCCTTTCACTGCAACAACTCCTTCTCGTCGTCGCGACACAGATACCTCTTACCACTTAGAGGCTTTCTACAAATATAAGTTCAGCGACAACATCACCATTACTCCTGGTCTTATCACCATCTTCAATCCAGAAGGTAACAGCAACAACCCCGCCACCTATGTGGGCGTAGTTCGTACTACCTTCAGCTTCTAA
- a CDS encoding choice-of-anchor K domain-containing protein, with amino-acid sequence MKAYLVFTTTLSSCAMMAIAGFGLSEQAQAFNISGSTRGTWANPIAQGINTDPLYTGVGTNSFTWGEAAVDINPAYSQPNQVTFTGNSFSATTGSWFKVGDLKYYNGIVYTGTNVDRVGLNLQLSFKDTTNNIQLNKDFSIGFNLINTPNIIQDNLKDPTNADLVEIAPSFANSSFIFGKTKYKFELIGFGQNGDQRISALEGDTYSRDIYARIRPDSPSQNVPEPPTIAASLLVGMYFVYRKVFRK; translated from the coding sequence ATGAAAGCATATTTGGTCTTTACTACTACACTATCGAGTTGTGCGATGATGGCGATCGCTGGCTTTGGATTATCCGAACAAGCACAAGCTTTCAACATTTCAGGTAGTACCCGTGGGACTTGGGCAAACCCCATTGCACAAGGTATCAATACCGATCCCTTATATACTGGTGTGGGAACCAACTCATTTACCTGGGGAGAGGCTGCTGTAGATATAAATCCAGCATATTCACAACCAAATCAAGTTACATTTACAGGCAATTCTTTTTCAGCCACAACAGGCTCTTGGTTTAAAGTAGGTGATTTAAAATACTATAACGGCATAGTTTACACAGGCACAAACGTAGACCGTGTGGGGCTGAATCTCCAGTTATCTTTCAAAGATACTACAAATAATATTCAGTTAAATAAGGATTTTTCCATCGGCTTTAACCTGATTAATACACCCAACATTATACAAGACAATCTTAAAGATCCCACAAACGCAGATTTAGTGGAAATTGCTCCCAGCTTCGCCAATTCCAGTTTTATTTTTGGCAAGACTAAATATAAATTTGAGCTAATAGGCTTTGGTCAAAATGGCGATCAACGTATCAGCGCTTTGGAAGGAGATACATATTCAAGAGATATTTATGCCAGAATTAGACCAGATTCACCATCACAAAATGTTCCTGAACCTCCTACTATTGCAGCTTCATTGCTGGTAGGAATGTATTTTGTGTACCGCAAAGTCTTTCGCAAATGA